The Candidatus Bipolaricaulota bacterium genome has a segment encoding these proteins:
- a CDS encoding ABC transporter ATP-binding protein — protein sequence MLEVENLSKWFGGLRAVDGCSFTVRGGTITGLIGPNGAGKTTVFNLLTGFLRPDKGRVRFKGDDITGLPPYQVFRRGIARTFQIPREFKEMTVLENLMLVPWGQLGERILYPFLRPAGVARQEGLIRVRAMGVLEFLGLDKHADDPAGSLSGGQKKLLELGKALMSEPQLVMLDEPGAGVNRTLLKSIAASIERVSEELGTTFLLIEHDMDFVMRLCDPVIVMSEGRKLTEGTPTEVQRDPEVLEAYLGGQYVAVEG from the coding sequence ATGCTAGAAGTTGAAAACCTCTCGAAGTGGTTTGGTGGGCTGCGGGCGGTGGACGGTTGCTCGTTCACCGTCCGCGGCGGAACGATCACCGGCTTGATCGGGCCGAATGGAGCCGGTAAGACAACAGTGTTCAACCTCCTTACCGGTTTCCTCCGCCCGGACAAGGGGCGGGTCAGGTTCAAGGGCGATGACATCACCGGCCTTCCTCCCTATCAAGTATTCCGCAGGGGCATCGCACGTACGTTTCAGATCCCGCGCGAGTTCAAGGAGATGACGGTCCTGGAAAACCTGATGCTCGTCCCGTGGGGGCAGCTCGGGGAGCGGATCCTCTATCCGTTCCTCCGTCCGGCTGGGGTGGCGCGACAGGAGGGACTGATCCGGGTGCGGGCGATGGGAGTGCTCGAGTTTCTCGGGCTCGACAAGCACGCTGACGACCCGGCCGGGAGCCTGTCCGGAGGGCAGAAGAAGCTCCTCGAGCTCGGAAAGGCGCTGATGAGCGAGCCGCAGCTCGTGATGCTCGACGAACCCGGGGCCGGGGTGAACCGCACCCTGCTCAAGTCGATCGCCGCCTCGATCGAGCGGGTGAGCGAGGAGCTGGGGACGACCTTCCTGCTGATCGAACATGATATGGACTTCGTGATGCGGCTGTGCGACCCGGTGATCGTGATGAGTGAAGGGCGAAAACTGACGGAGGGGACCCCGACCGAGGTGCAACGGGACCCCGAGGTCCTCGAGGCCTATCTCGGAGGGCAGTATGTCGCTGTTGAAGGTTGA